GCCCTGGCCCGCGCGCAGAAGCAGGGAACCGTGGCGCGACACGGCGGCGGCCCGCTTCACGGCGGGCCCGTCCCTTGCCTGGGCCATTTCAGGCAAGGATGGGCGTCAGCCACTGCGTCTTGCGAGCGACGCCCGCGGGGCCTGGGTGTTGCGGGTGGAGTCGGAACCCTTCAGCTCAGGGCAAGGTTGATGCAACTGCCGTCCGCGGACGACAGTTGCAGATGGCGCGAACTGGCGCGCATCCCGTTCACCAGCCAGGCCAGGCCGGGGTCTTCGTCCATGCTGGAATTCCAGATGAGATGGAGGTCCAGGGGTGGGATTTCCCAGGGCGCGTCCACCACGCGCGTTCCAGTGGCCTTGGCCAGGGTGGTGGCGATGAGCAGCGGCACGGTGGCCACCAGGCAGGTGCTGGCGGCGATCTGGGCCGAGGCGAAGAGGTGCGGCGAATAGGCCACCACCTGGCGCTCCAGTCCGTGGGGCAGGAGGTAATGTTCCACCAGGTTCGGCCCCTCGGCCGGGTGGTAGGTGCGCACGTGCTGGCAGGCGGCGTATTCGTGAAGCGTGAAGGCGTCGCCCGCATGAGGGTGGTTCGGCCCCACGAGGCAGACCAGCTTGCTCTGCAGCAGGTGCGCCCGGGAGAATCTTGCGGGCACCTGATTGAGCCAGAAGGCGGCGTCGAGCTCGTTTTTGTCGAGCAGGTCGAGCGTGTTGGCGTCCGCCTGGGTGATGATGACGCGCACCCTGTTGGAGGCCTCGCAGAGCCTTCCAGCGAATACAGGGATGTACAGCTGTGACTCGATTTCCGATGATGCTATGCAGAAGGTGCGGTCGCTGCATAGCGGATCGAATGCTTTATATTTTGTGATGGCTGCAAGCTCCGAAAGTTGTTTTTCAAGGGTGTGAAGCAGATGCCTGCCGAGCGGCGTTAGAACATAACCACCTGAACGTCCGCCGGAGTTGCGTTCAAGCAGGTTGTCCTCGAAGGAACGCCGCGCCTTGTCCAGCAGGCGGCTCATGGCAGGCTGGCTGATGCCGATCGTCCTGGCGGCGCGGGAAACATGCCTCTCTTTCAGTAGTATGAGCAGGTGGGGAAGGATGTTGAGGTCAAAGGAGAAAGCATTCGATTGCAGCATAGTTATCATGCCCTGTCTGTATTGGACTTATTGTCCAGCATTGTTTACATCCTGCGGGTAGATTCTGGCAAGTATATTGTCGTATGTTGTACCTAAGATGTGAATGCGGAGTTTCGGGTGTGTGATACAAGGTTCAGTATTGTGGCAAACGGGAAGGAAGAGTGTGTCTTTAATATAGTAGACAATGTAATCAAGTATTGTGGTTCGTGCGGGGAACACTCTCCGGCGCTTGCTGATGTTTGTTGCGGTCTTCACTCCGGATGTCGCAAGTGCAAATTGGTTGCAGCGCTCTGGCCCCTTTTCGGCGTGTTTGCATCATATATGTCGATAGATCGAATTTCATTTAAAGCTTTTCATACTTCAAGGTGTTCCGAGCAAGCCGATACTGCGCAGCGTATCGGCTTTGTCGTCTTCACTATCGCCATCGCATTTTCAGGATGCACTCACTTCAAGCATTTAAGGAATAATCTGAAGGTGTACAACATGCGGATCGATGTGGACATGCTTCATCACATGCTCGTCTCCTGCGTGCTCCAGAATAAAATAGGCCGCCGCGTTACACGGCGTGCTCTGCTCGCCGCTTGCGAAGACTACCTCGTCGGCGCAAGGAAAAGGCTGCGTTTCGCCGCCGACATCGCCCGGCAAATCCCCGGCAAGGACGCCCCGGTCAGCGCCCTCGCCGTCATGCACAGCCTGCTCGGCGTCGGCGGCGACACCCTCGCGCGGTACGTGGACTCCCTCTCGCCTTCCGCCTGATCCGCCGCCGCCCCCGCCCTCCGAAATGTGATCCAGGTCCTTTGCGCACCGGGGCGAAATCTGCTAGCACCGCCCCACCCCAAGCTCGAAAGGACATCACCATGATCGGCATCTCCAAGCTCTACTGCGGCACCGTGGAAGCCTCCGACGCCCTGCGCTACGGCCGCCATTCCGGCAAGCTGCCCTCCCACCTGCTCCAGTTCTCCAAGGACAAGAAGCCCGTGGTGGTCTGGAACATGACCCAGCGCTGCAACCTCAAGTGCGTCCACTGCTACGCCAAGGCCCTCGGGGAGGACGGCGGAGACCCCATCTCCACCGACCAGGCCAAGACCATGATCGACGACCTCGCCCAGTACGGCGCGCCCGTCATGCTCTTCTCCGGCGGCGAACCCCTCGTGCGCAAGGACCTCGTGGAACTGGCCCACCACGCCGTGGGGCGCGGCATGCGCGCCGTCATCTCCACCAACGGAACCCTCATCACCAAGGAAAAGGCCCGCGAACTCAAGGACGTCGGCCTCTCCTACGTGGGCATCTCCGTGGACGGCCTCGAAGAAGTCCACGACAAATTCCGCGCCGTGCCCGGCTCCTTCAAGAAGACCATCCAGGGCATCGAGAACTGCAAGGCCGAAGGCCTCAAGGTGGGCATGCGCTTCACCATCAACAAGCGCAACTGGCAGGAAATCCCCGGCCTCTTCGACCTCATCCGCGACCTCGAAGTGCCCCGCATCTGCTTCTACCACCTCGTCTACTCCGGGCGCGGCTCCGAACTCATCAAGGAAGACCTCGACCACGCCGAAACCCGCCAGGTGGTCGACCTCATCCTCGACAAGACCCGCGACCTCTTCCAGGCCGGACACGAGAAGGAAGTCCTCACCGTGGACAACCACGCCGACGGACCCTACATCTACTACCGACTCCTCAAGGAAGACCCCAAGCGCGCCGAAGAAGTCATGGAACTGCTCCAGTACAACGAGGGCAACAACTCCGGACGCGGCATCGGCTGCATCTCCTGGGACGGACAGGTCCACGCCGACCAGTTCTGGCGAATCCACACCTTCGGCAACGTTCTCGATCGCCCCTTCTCGCAAATCTGGGACGACCCGAACATCGAACTGCTCGCCAAATTGAAGGACAAAAAGAAGTACGTGGGCGGACGCTGCGCCACCTGCCGCTTCCTGAACATCTGCGGCGGCAACTTCCGCGCCCGCGCCGAAGCCTACTACGGCGACGTCTGGGCCCAGGACCCCGCCTGCTACCTCACCGACGCGGAAATCGCGAAGTAGTAGCACGGCGAGCGTTGCGGCGGGGTCGGGCGGCAGGGTGGTCGGAGAATATGCCTCCGGCGGCCAAAGGGCTACGCCCTCTGGACTCCCTCTCCGCTTCGCGGGCTTCACCGGGAAGGACTGTGTTGCCGGGACCGGCTAGAGCCTTGCGGCTGCGTCGCCTGTCGCGCGGGGATTCGCGCAAAGCCGCGAATCCCCGCGCGGGGGGCCGTGGCGCTTCGCGCCAGATGCTGGATGAAGATCTTTGGCTTGGGTTTTTTATTGAGATTCCTCGCGCATCGCCGCTTGCGGCGATGGCGGTCCGCCGGGATAAGCGCTGCTTTGAGCGCGTTCCCGGCGGGTGTCTGCTGCCGAGCCGCGCCCCTGTACCGCGTAGCCGGTGAAGCCCGCGAAGCAAATGCGGGGTCTGGGGGGGTCATCCCCCCAGCGGGTCCAGGGCGGCGCCCTCTCTGGCCGCCGGAGGCTTCTTTCCGCACGGCCATTTGCGCAGTGCCGGGGGGGGCGACGCAAAGCGCCGGCTTTCCGGCCGACCATCATCCTAGAGGAGAGCGACCACATGCCATCCATTGCCTATACCTACGATTTCCACCGTGGCCGCCGCCTGCGCCGCACGGCCGCCCTGCGCGACCTGGTGCGCGAGACGCGCCTTACGCGCGACGACCTGATCATGCCCTACTTCGTGGCCGAGACCGGCCCGGAGGACATGGTGAAGCCCATCGGGTCCATGCCGGGCCAGAACCAGCTGGGCATGAAGGCCTTTGTGGAGCGCGTGGCGCGGGCGGTGGATCTGGGCCTGAAGGCGTGCATCCTCTTCGGCATCCCCGCGCGCAAGGACCCGGCGGGCACGCAGGGCTACGCCGAGGACGGCGTGGTGCAGCGGGCGGTGCGCGCGCTCAAGGCGCGGTTCCCGGAGCTGGTGGTGGTGACGGACGTCTGCCTCTGCGAATACACCTCGCACGGCCATTGCGGGCTGCTGGACGACGACGGCCGGGTGCTCAACGACCCCACGCTGGAGCTTTTGGCGCGCACGGCCCTGTCGCACGCCCAGGCCGGGGCGGACATCGTGGCCCCCTCGGACATGATGGACGGCCGCGTGGCGGCGATCCGCTCGGTGCTGGACGGCGCGGGGTTCGAGGAGCTTCCGGTCATGTCGTATGCCGTAAAGTATGCATCCGCGTATTACGGTCCGTTCCGCGAGGCCGCAGAGAGCGCGCCCAAGTCCGGCGACCGCAAAAGCTACCAGATGGACCCGGGCAACTGGCGCGAGGGCCTGCGCGAGGCGGCCGCCGACGTGGCCGAGGGCGCGGACTTCCTGATGGTGAAGCCCGCCGGGCCTTACCTGGACGTGATCCGGCAGGTGCGCGACGCCTTCGACCTGCCCGTGGCCGCCTACCAGGTGAGCGGCGAGTACTCGATGATCAAGGCTGCGGCGCAGCTGGGCTGGATCGACGAGGAGCGGGTGGTGCTGGAATCGCTCATGGGCATCAAGCGGGCCGGGGCTGATTTGATCCTCACGTATTTCACCGAAGACGTGCTGGCGCGTCTGCAGGGGTAGGCACATGCAGGGGCATCCGAAGGGACATCCCGGGGGACTGGCGGGGGGCCATCCGGGGCAGGGGGGCCAGCTGGCCGGTTCGCCGGGGGCGGGTCACACGGGGCTGGGCCATCCGGGGGGCCATCCAGGGGGAGCGGCGGGCGGCAAGCCCAAGCTGCTGCCCAACGGCGCGCCGCCGGTACGCCTGGTGGCCTGGGAGATCACGCGGCGCTGCAACCTGGCCTGCAAGCACTGCCGGGCCGAGGCGCATTTCGAGCCCTACCCGGGCGAGCTGACCAACGCCCAGGCCAAGGCGCTCATCGACACCTTCCCCGAAGTGGGCGACCCCATCGTCATCTTCACCGGCGGCGAGCCCCTCATGCGCCCCGACTGGGACGACCTGGTGGCCTACGCCAACGCCAAGGGGCTGCGCTGCGTCATGGCCCCCAACGGCACGCTCATCACGGCCGAGAACGCCCGGCGCATGAAGGAGGTGGGCATCCAGCGCTGCTCCATCTCCATCGACGGCCCCGACGCGGCCACCCACGACGAGTTCCGGGGCCAGCAGGGGGCCTTCGCGGGGGCGTTGCAGGGCATCGAGCATTTGAAGGCCGCGGGGATCGAGTTCCAGATCAACTCCACGGTCACCAAAAACAACCTGCACAATTTCAAGAAGATCTTTGAACTCTGCGAGCGGCTGGGGGCCAGCGCCTGGCACATCTTCCTGCTGGTGCCCACGGGGCGCGGTTCCGAGATCGCCGCCCAGGTGATCTCGGCCCAGGAGTACGAGAAGGTGCTGGGCTGGTTCTACGACTTCCGCAAGACCACCTCCATGCAGCTCAAGGCCACCTGCGCGCCGCATTACTACCGGATCATGCGCCAGCGCGCCCGGGAGGAGGGCGTGAGCGTCACCCCGGACACCTTCGGGCTCGACGCCATGACGCGCGGCTGCCTGGGCGGCATCGGCTTCTGCTTCATCTCCCACGACGGCACGGTGCAGCCCTGCGGCTACCTGGACCTGGACTGCGGCAACGTGCTCAAGACGCCCTTCCCCGAGATATGGGCCAAAACCGAGTGGTTCCTGAAATTCCGCGACCAGAAGGCCTACAAGGGCAAGTGCGGCCCTTGCGAGTACCACAAGGTCTGCGGCGGCTGCCGCGCCCGCGCCTGGACCATGAAGGGCGACCCCATGGCCCCCGAGCCCCTGTGCACCTACGAGCCCAAACGCGGAGGCGGGGAGGGTTAGGCGGGCGTGGCGCGCAACGTGGAGATCAAGGCCCGGATTGAGAGCCTGGCGGCCCTGGAACCCCTGGCGGCTGCCCTCGCGGACCGTGGCCCCGAGCTGATCGGGCAGGACGACACGTTCTTCGTCTGCCCCGCCGGGCGGCTCAAGCTGCGCGACTTCGGGGACGGCCGGGGCGAGCTGATCTTCTACCGCCGCGAGGACAAAGGCGGCCCCAAGGAGTCCTTCTACACGCGCACGCCCACGGACAGCCCCGGCTCGCTGCGCGGGACCCTGGCCCTGGCGTTGGGGGAGGCGGGGCGGGTGCGCAAGCTGCGCACGCTCTATCTGGCGGGCCGCACGCGCATCCACCTGGACCGGGTGGAGGGCCTGGGCGACTTCCTGGAGCTGGAGGTGGTGCTGGAGGAGGGCGAGTCCGCCGAAACCGGCATGGCGGAGGCCCGCGCGCTCATGGAGCGCCTGGGCGTCGCGCCGTCGGCGCTGGTGGCCGGGGCCTACGCGGACCTGTTCCGGGGGCGGGAAGGCGCGGCGTGACAACGCCCCGTCCATCCGCTATCAGCCACCCATGGACGCATTCGACCGCAAGATTCTCGACGTGATCCAGTCGCGCTTTCCCATTTCGGAGCGCCCCTATGCAGACGTGGGGGCCGAGGTGGGCCTCACAGAGGCCGAGGTGCTGGCCCGGGTGCGCGCGCTCAAGCAGAAGGGCGTGATAAGGCGCATGGGGGCCAACTTCCAGTCCGACCGCCTGGGCTGGCAGTCCACGCTCTGCGCGGCCCGCGTGCCCGAAGACCGGGTGGAGGAGTTCGTGGCCGTGGTGAACAAGCTCCCCAACGTCACCCACAACTATCTGCGGCAACACGCCTACAACGTCTGGTTCACCTACGTGGGCCCCTCCATGGAGCACGTGCGCGAGGCCCTGGCGGGCATCAAGCGCGACACGGGCATCGCGGTGCTCAATCTGCCCGCCGAGAGGCTCTTCAAGATCAAGGTGGACTTTGCCATGGAGGGCAAATGATCCTCTCCCCCTCGCTGCTCTCGTCGGACTTCGGTCGCCTGGCGGATGAGCTGGCCGCCCTGGAACAGGCCGGGCTCGACTGGGTCCACTGGGACGTGATGGACGGGCTCTTCGTGCCCAACATCACCTTCGGCCCCCCGGTGATCAAGGCCCTGCGCGGGCGCTCGAAGCTCTTCTTCGACGTGCACCTGATGATCGAACGCCCCGAGCGCTACCTGCACGAGTTCACCGACGCGGGCGCGGACCTGGTCTGCGTGCACGCCGAGGCCACCGCGCACCTGGAGCGCGTGGTGGCCGAGATCGCCCGGCTGGGTGCAAAGCCCGCAGTGGCGCTCAATCCGGCCACGCCCCTGGAGATGGTGGACTACCTCCTGCCCCAGTTGCACATGGTGCTCGTGATGAGCGTGAACCCCGGCTTCGGCGGACAATCCTTCATCCCCTTCAGCATGGACAAGATCCGCGAACTCAAACGGCGCATCCGCGCGCGCGGGCTCTCCACGCTCGTGCAGGTGGACGGCGGCGTGTGCCTGGAAAACTGCCGGGAGCTGGTGGAGGCGGGGGCGGACGTGCTGGTCTCCGGTTCGGCCTTCTTCTCCAGGCCTCCCTACGGCGAGCGCTACGCCGCGTTCCGGGAGGCGGCGGAGGCCCCGCGTTGAAGCCCGTTCGCGAAAGTCCGGGGGCGCGCCGCGTGCGTGACGGCGCTCAGGAGCGCCGCGTGCGGGAGCGCTTCCGTGTGGCTTTCGGGCTCCCCGAGGAGAGCGTGGACCACCTGGTGGCCACCTCGCGCAAGGCCGTGGCCCAGGGGCTGGCCCGGCTGGCGGCTTCCTGCGCCACCGGCGACCGCGCGGCGCTCTCCCACTGGTCGCACAGCCTCAAGGGGAGCCTGCTCAACGCCGGGCTGGACGACGAGGCCCTCCGGGCGCGACGCATCGAAGAGCTGGCGGCCTCGGCCCCCATGGACGTCCTGGCCGGGCGGGTGGCGATCCTCAGCCTGGGGCTGGCGGCCTTTCTGGACGGGTCCTAGGCCAGAAGCAAGACCTGACGCGGGTTTCCCCCTCTAGCCAACCGGGCCGGGGCGTGCTAAGAGGCGCGCGTTTCCAATCCCTATCCATGGACGCCAAGTGAGCTATTCACCCATCTTTGTGGCCGGACACAGGGGCCTGGTGGGCTCGGCCGTGGTCCGCGCCCTCGAGTCCCGAGGCGACGCCCGGATCATCGTGCGTTCCCGCTCCGAGCTGGACCTCACGGACCAGGCGGCCGTGCGCGGTTTCATGGACCAGGCACGCCCCAAGGCCGTGATCCTGGCCGCCGCCAAGGTGGGCGGCATCCACGCCAACAACGCCTTTCCGGCCGAATTCATCTGGAACAACTCCATCATCCAGTGCAACGTCATCGACGCCGCCTGGCGCGCTGGAGTGGAGAAATTCGTGTTCCTGGGCTCCTCCTGCATCTACCCCAAATTCGCGCCCCAGCCCATGCGCGAGGAGCACCTGCTCACCGGCGAACTGGAGCCCACCAACCAGTGGTACGCCGTGGCCAAGATCGCGGGCATCAAGATCTGCCAGGCCTATCGACGCCAGTACGGCTTCAACGCCGTGAGCTTGATGCCCACCAACCTCTACGGCCCCGGCGACAACTTCGACCTGGAGAACTCCCACGTGCTCCCGGCCCTCCTGCGCCGCTTCCACGAGGCCAAGATGGCAAAGGCTCCCTCGGTGGCCGTCTGGGGCACGGGCAACGCCATGCGCGAGTTCCTCCACGTGGACGACCTGGCCCGGGCCGTGCTCCACTGCATGGACCACTACGACGAGGAGCAGTTCATCAACGTGGGCGCCGGCCAGGAGGTGACCATCCGTCAACTGGCCGAGATGGTGGCCCGCGTGGTGGGCTTCACGGGCGAGCTGGTCTTCGACGTCTCGCGGCCAGACGGCACGCCCCGCAAGCTCCTGGACGCGTCGCGCCTCACGGCCCTGGGCTGGAAACCCTCCATCCCTCTGGAAGAGGGCATCGCCGGCACCTACCGCTGGTACCTGGACCACCTGGAATCCATGCGCACCAGGCGCGACTTCGGAGGGGCGTGAAGCTCATGCGTTTTCAATCCATCGTGCTCGTCAGCCACGTCACGGACCTCTCCGGCCCCAGCGAGGCCGTGGAGAACTATCTGGCCTCCCGCTCCGGGAAGCTGGGCGTGATCTACCACCCCTTCCACTACTGCCAGGACCGCCGCTCGTGCCTCAAGGAATACCGCGACGGCGCGCCGCGCCGCGAAGTCCGCCAGGGCGGCTGGGCGCTCCCGGCCCTGGCCACCTACGTGAAGGACGTGCTCTTCACGCTCTGGTACTTCTTCCGCCTGGGCGGGCGCTTCGACGTCTACCTGGGGGCCGACCCCCTGAACACCGTGGTGGGCGTGCTCCTCAAGTGGCTGGGCCGCACGGATTTCGTGATCTTCTACACCATCGACTGGATGCCAGAGCGCTTCTCCAACAAGTGGCTCAACGCAGTCTACCACTGGCTGGACCGCTTCTGCGTGCGCCACTGCGACGCGGCCTGGAACATCTCCCCCCGCATCCAGGAGGTGCGCCGCTCCCAGGGCCTGCCCGACGCGAAGAACATCCTCGTGCCCGTGGGCGTGAACCTGGAGCAGGTGGTGCTGCCCGACAAGACCGGCCGCAAGCCCTCGGAGCTGGTGCTCCTGGGCGCGCTGGCCCCCTCCAAGGGTGTGGACCTGGTGATCGAGGCCTTCCCGCTCATCCGCGAGCGCTGCCCGGGCGTGACGCTCCACGTCATCGGCAAGACGCCCCACGAGGCCGTGGAGGACGGCGTGGTCTACCAGCCCTTCGAGCCCCGGCTCGCCGCCCTGGGCGAGGGCGTGGTCCTGCACGGGGCCAAACCCCACGCCGAGGTGCTGGCCATGCTCCCGGGCTACGACGTGAGCCTGGCCCTCTACCGCCCTTCGGCCAACAACCTCTCCCAATGGGCCGACCCCAGCCGCGTCAAGGACTACCTGGCCTGCGGCCTGCCCGTGGTGATCACCCCCGTGCCCGAGATCCACAAGGACGTGGCCGCACTGGAAGCCGGGCTTGTGGCCCCCTACGAGGCAAAAGCCATGGCCGACGCCGTGGCCTCCATCCTGGAGGACCCGGACCGCTGGCGCGCCATGCGCGAGAACGCCCTGGCCTACATGGCGTCCTACTCCTGGTCCGCCATCCTGGACCGGGTGTTCGACGAGTCCTTCAGGGCGAGGACGTGACGCGCCGGACCCCGAAGCCGCAAGCGATTCCGAAGGGCGCGGCCCTTTGGCAGCCGATGGCTTCCTTCCCGACGCCGCACCGCAAGCCCGAGCCATCGCCGGGGGGAGCGCCGTGCCTGAACGCCTGAAGACGCAGGCGGCCGCGACCGACGCTCCGCAGCCGGGCCGCGCCGTGCCGGAGCGCCTGAAGCCGTGGCTGGCCGCCCTGGCCGTGGCGGCCCTGTGCGCGGTCTCCTTCGCCGGGGTGCTCTCCCGCCCCGGGCTGGTGGGCCACACCTGGGACTGGGGCGTGCCCAGCTTCGCCGAGCAGTACCGCTCCATGGCGGACCACCACTTCTCCACCTGGGACGCCTATTTCGAGACCGGGCGCTACCACTACTTCAAGCTGGAACTGGTCTACTGGCAGCTCATCACGCCTCTGGCGGGGATCGGCGGCGAGTGGATGTCCAAGCTGTTGCCCCTGGCCTTCGTGCTGGGGGCGGGCCTGGCCATGCTGCCCCTGGCGCGCAGGCTGGGCCTGAACTGGTTCAACGCCACGCTCTCGGGCGTGCTTTACGGGCTCTCGCCCTACGCCTTCAGCCGCGTGGTGGCGGGGCACATGCCCATGCTGGCGGGCTACGCCCTCATTCCGCTGTTGCTCCTGGCCTTCTTCCGCCTGGCCGACGCGGCCCGGGCCGGGCGCATCCGCGCCGTGCCCGTGCTCTCCTGCGGGCTCCTGCTGGGGCTCACCTCCCTGCATCCCAGCGTGGGCGTGGGAGCGGCCGTCATGCTGGGGCTCCTGGGCCTGTACTTCCTGGCGCGGGGGCCGGGCCGGGGGCGGCTCGCGGCCTCCACGGGCATGGTCTTCGCCCTGGCCCTTTGCATGAACATCCATTTCATGGCCCCGTTCCTGGCCGACTACCTGGGCAAGGGGGCCATCCGGCACGGCTGGGGGCTCTCGGCCTCGGCCAAGGGCGACGTGACGGTGGACACCGAACTGCCCATGCGCGAATCGTTCCACCAGTCCACCAGTCAGCCCGTGGACGCGGCCCTGCGCCTGGACCTGCGCCCGGGCATGGACACCGAATACGCCTACCATCAGCCCCGGGGCCTGCGCCTGCCCTGGGTGGCGGCCTCGGCCGTCCTGGCGGGGCTGGCCTTGTGCTCCTTCCTGGCCCGGCGCGGACGCGAGGAGGCGGGCGGCCTTCTGCTGGTGGCCGCCGTCGGGGTGCTCCTGGCCGGCGGCTCGCGCACGCCCCTGGGCATCGCCTTCTACCAGGGGCTGCTCAAGGGGGCCGTGCCCATCCTCTTCGCGGCCTTTTCCAACACCACGCGCTGGCTGCCGCTCATCGTCACGGCCTACGCCCTGCTGGCCTTCCAGCTGCCCCAGCGCTGGGAGGAGTCCGGGGCGCGGCGGCCCTGGCTGATCCGCGCGGCCATGGCCGCGCTCGTGCTGGTGTTCGTCTCGCCCTTCTGGGGCCAGCAGCTCCTGGACGACTCGCCCAAGGACAAGGTTCCCCAGCCGCTGCGCCTCAAGCACACACCCGTGCATCCCGAGGACGCCCACGTCTACGCCTTCCTGCGCGACCAGCGCGCGGGCTTCCGCGTGGCCTACCTGCCGCCCGTGGGCATCAGCTGGCCCGGGGATTCGCCCTACGGCTACGAGTGGTCCTCGGCCTACTCGCCCAAGCCCTTCTTCCTGGCCTTCTACAACAACCCCCTGGGGGCCGAGATCATCGCCTCGCTCTACGCCGAGCAGCCCGGCGCGCGCCTGGACCGCCTCTTCGGCCTGGCCTCGGTGAAATACCTCGTCTACCCCAAGTACGACTTCTTCATCTCCTACCAGGACTTCCAGCCCCTCTGGCGGGGCGAGCCCCAGGTGGACGGCTTCAAGAACTACAAGCCCGTGCTGGACCGCGCCCTGGCCCTGCAGGAGGGCCTGCGCAAGCTCGACGGCTTCGAGACCGTGGACGTCTACTACAATCCCCAGGCCGCCCCCGAAGTGCTGGCCTCGGACCGGCTCCTGGCCGTGGCCGACGCCTCGGGCCAGGGGGCCGACCTCACGGCGCAGGTGCTCCCCGACGTGGCCGGGCTCGACTTCTACCGCCCCGGACAGGCCCTGGTGGCCGCCGGGGACGACCCCCGCTTCCTGGACCTGCTGGGCCGCGCCATGGGCGGCGTGAGCCGCCGGGCCTTCGTCTCGGACCGCGCGGGCAAGCGCCAGGCCCTGGTCTTCGCGGGCGAGCCCCTGGCCCCGCCCTCGGCGGAGTTCCGCAGGCTCGGCCCCACGCGCTGTCTGGTGCGCCTGCACGGCGTGAAGGGGGGCTTCCCGCTGCTCTTCCAGGAGACCTTCCACGACGGCTGGTCCCTGAGCCTGCTGCCCGTCTCCGCCCCGGATCCCGAAGCGCGGGGGCTCCTCGGCCGCTACCGGGCGCTGGCGGGCAACGAGCTGGACCAGGCCACGCCCGCCGAGCTGGCGGGCTACCTGGATACGGGGCGCGTGAGCACCCTGGGCGACGGGCTGGAGAAGCGCCGCGAGATCGTGCACTACGGCCAGGGCGGACGGGTGGCCGGGCGCGACTCCCAGGCCTTCCGGGTGGATTTCGTCTCCCGGGAGAGCTTCGGGGCCGTGCAGAACGACAACCTGCCCGACCCTGGGCTCGCGGCCGGATGGCGCGAGGGCGGCTTCGCGCCCCTGCGGTCCGGGGCGGAATTCGATCCCCTCTCGTCCGGCCAGTGGAAGGCCTCCGGGCAGCAGGAGGGGCTGGCCCTCTCCTGGCCCGCGTTGTTCCACTGGAAGGCCGGCGGTTTCGGCAACGTCTGGTGGCTGGACCCGGCCCTGCTGGAGTCCCTGGGGCCGGACAGGGCGCGCTACGCCCGTCCCAATCCCACGGGCGGGGTGGATCTCGAAGTGCTCGTTGAGTTTCGGCCCCAGCGCTACTATCTGCTGGGTCTGTGCGTCTCGGCGCTCACGGCGGGCCTGAGCCTTGCGGCCCTGGCCTTGCTGGGCCTGCGCGCGGCGTTCGCGCGGCGGAGGGGCCATGCATAGCCGCCTGGGCATCATCCCGGAGGAGAATCCGCGCTGGCCATGGACCATGGGCATCGTCCTCTTCGGGCTGCTCACGGCCCTGGCCTGCATGCGCTACCTGGCGCTTCGCTCCACGGTGTTCGACCTGGGCGTCTTCGTGTGCAACCTCACGGCCATGAGCCAGGGGGGCGAGTGGTGGCGGGCCCTGAACGGCCACATCCAGCCCGTGCTCTGGGGCTATTCGTGGCTCATCCGGCCCCTGCCGGATTGGCTCCAGCCCCTTGGGCTCATGGTGGCCCAGGCCTTCATGCTCTCCCTGCCGCTGCCCGCCATCGCCAGCCGCTACGGCGTCTTTCCGGCCCTGGCCTACTTCGGGTTCTTCGCCGTGTGGCACAACGGTCTCTTCGATTTCCACCCCGACCACCTGGCAGTGCCCATCGGCTTCTGGTTCTTCTTCATGGTGCGCGCCGGACGGCCCTGGGCGGCGGCCCTGGCGGCCCTGTGCCTGTGCCTGATCAAGGAGACCTTCGCCATCCAGGCCGCGGCCTGCGGGCTCTACCTGGTGGGCTGCCGCCGGGGCGGCGCGGCCGGGGCCT
The genomic region above belongs to Fundidesulfovibrio magnetotacticus and contains:
- a CDS encoding LysR family transcriptional regulator codes for the protein MITMLQSNAFSFDLNILPHLLILLKERHVSRAARTIGISQPAMSRLLDKARRSFEDNLLERNSGGRSGGYVLTPLGRHLLHTLEKQLSELAAITKYKAFDPLCSDRTFCIASSEIESQLYIPVFAGRLCEASNRVRVIITQADANTLDLLDKNELDAAFWLNQVPARFSRAHLLQSKLVCLVGPNHPHAGDAFTLHEYAACQHVRTYHPAEGPNLVEHYLLPHGLERQVVAYSPHLFASAQIAASTCLVATVPLLIATTLAKATGTRVVDAPWEIPPLDLHLIWNSSMDEDPGLAWLVNGMRASSRHLQLSSADGSCINLALS
- the ahbC gene encoding 12,18-didecarboxysiroheme deacetylase, whose protein sequence is MIGISKLYCGTVEASDALRYGRHSGKLPSHLLQFSKDKKPVVVWNMTQRCNLKCVHCYAKALGEDGGDPISTDQAKTMIDDLAQYGAPVMLFSGGEPLVRKDLVELAHHAVGRGMRAVISTNGTLITKEKARELKDVGLSYVGISVDGLEEVHDKFRAVPGSFKKTIQGIENCKAEGLKVGMRFTINKRNWQEIPGLFDLIRDLEVPRICFYHLVYSGRGSELIKEDLDHAETRQVVDLILDKTRDLFQAGHEKEVLTVDNHADGPYIYYRLLKEDPKRAEEVMELLQYNEGNNSGRGIGCISWDGQVHADQFWRIHTFGNVLDRPFSQIWDDPNIELLAKLKDKKKYVGGRCATCRFLNICGGNFRARAEAYYGDVWAQDPACYLTDAEIAK
- the hemB gene encoding porphobilinogen synthase, whose protein sequence is MPSIAYTYDFHRGRRLRRTAALRDLVRETRLTRDDLIMPYFVAETGPEDMVKPIGSMPGQNQLGMKAFVERVARAVDLGLKACILFGIPARKDPAGTQGYAEDGVVQRAVRALKARFPELVVVTDVCLCEYTSHGHCGLLDDDGRVLNDPTLELLARTALSHAQAGADIVAPSDMMDGRVAAIRSVLDGAGFEELPVMSYAVKYASAYYGPFREAAESAPKSGDRKSYQMDPGNWREGLREAAADVAEGADFLMVKPAGPYLDVIRQVRDAFDLPVAAYQVSGEYSMIKAAAQLGWIDEERVVLESLMGIKRAGADLILTYFTEDVLARLQG
- the ahbD gene encoding heme b synthase translates to MQGHPKGHPGGLAGGHPGQGGQLAGSPGAGHTGLGHPGGHPGGAAGGKPKLLPNGAPPVRLVAWEITRRCNLACKHCRAEAHFEPYPGELTNAQAKALIDTFPEVGDPIVIFTGGEPLMRPDWDDLVAYANAKGLRCVMAPNGTLITAENARRMKEVGIQRCSISIDGPDAATHDEFRGQQGAFAGALQGIEHLKAAGIEFQINSTVTKNNLHNFKKIFELCERLGASAWHIFLLVPTGRGSEIAAQVISAQEYEKVLGWFYDFRKTTSMQLKATCAPHYYRIMRQRAREEGVSVTPDTFGLDAMTRGCLGGIGFCFISHDGTVQPCGYLDLDCGNVLKTPFPEIWAKTEWFLKFRDQKAYKGKCGPCEYHKVCGGCRARAWTMKGDPMAPEPLCTYEPKRGGGEG
- a CDS encoding class IV adenylate cyclase, translated to MARNVEIKARIESLAALEPLAAALADRGPELIGQDDTFFVCPAGRLKLRDFGDGRGELIFYRREDKGGPKESFYTRTPTDSPGSLRGTLALALGEAGRVRKLRTLYLAGRTRIHLDRVEGLGDFLELEVVLEEGESAETGMAEARALMERLGVAPSALVAGAYADLFRGREGAA
- the ahbA gene encoding siroheme decarboxylase subunit alpha codes for the protein MDAFDRKILDVIQSRFPISERPYADVGAEVGLTEAEVLARVRALKQKGVIRRMGANFQSDRLGWQSTLCAARVPEDRVEEFVAVVNKLPNVTHNYLRQHAYNVWFTYVGPSMEHVREALAGIKRDTGIAVLNLPAERLFKIKVDFAMEGK